One genomic window of Monodelphis domestica isolate mMonDom1 chromosome 1, mMonDom1.pri, whole genome shotgun sequence includes the following:
- the EIF2B2 gene encoding translation initiation factor eIF-2B subunit beta yields MPGAAEKGTELSERIESFVEALKRGGGQRSSEDMARETVGLLRRIVAHGRWSNAGELMELIRKEGRRMTAAQPSETTVGNMVRRVLKIIREEYGRLHGRSDESDQQESLHKLLTAGGLNEDFSLHYAQLQANIIEVINELLIELEGTTENIAMQALEHIHSNEVIMTIGYSRTVEAFLKVAAKKRKFHVIVAECAPFCQGHKMAVNLAEEDIETTVMTDAAIFAVMSRVNKVIIGTKTILANGALRAVAGTHTLALAAKHHSTPLIVCAPMFKLSPQFPNEEDSFHKFVAPEEVLPFTEGDILEKVSVHCPVFDYVPPELITLFISNIGGNAPSYIYRLMSELYHPDDHIL; encoded by the exons ATGCCGGGCGCCGCCGAGAAAGGGACGGAGCTATCAGAGAGGATAGAGAGTTTCGTGGAGGCGCTAAAACGGGGTGGGGGCCAGCGCAGCTCAGAGGATATGGCCCGGGAAACGGTGGGGCTGCTCCGCCGGATCGTGGCCCACGGACGCTGGAGCAACGCCG GGGAACTGATGGAGCTCATCCGTAAGGAGGGCCGGCGAATGACGGCCGCTCAGCCCTCGGAGACCACAGTTGGCAACATGGTGCGGAGGGTCCTCAAGATCATCCGCGAGGAGTATGGCAG ACTCCATGGACGGAGTGATGAGAGTGATCAGCAGGAGTCCTTACACAAGCTCTTGACAGCTGGAGGCCTAAATGAAGATTTCAGTCTTCACTATGCCCAACTCCAAGCCAATATCATTGAGGTTATTAATGAGTTGTTGATAGAGCTGG AAGGGACAACTGAGAACATAGCAATGCAGGCTCTGGAGCATATTCACTCCAATGAGGTGATAATGACTATTGGATACTCCCGAACTGTTGAAGCCTTCCTCAAAGTGGCTGCCAAAAAGCGGAAATTTCACGTTATCGTGGCAGAGTGTGCTCCTTTCTGCCAG GGCCATAAGATGGCAGTCAATCTGGCCGAGGAGGATATTGAAACAACTGTCATGACTGATGCTGCCATTTTTGCTGTTATGTCAAGAGTCAACAAA GTGATCATTGGCACAAAGACCATCCTAGCCAATGGTGCCCTGAGAGCAGTGGCAGGAACTCACACCCTGGCCCTAGCAGCTAAGCACCATTCCACTCCGCTCATTGTTTGTGCACCCATGTTTAAGCTTTCACCACAG tttcccaATGAAGAAGATTCATTCCACAAGTTTGTAGCCCCTGAAGAAGTCTTGCCATTCACAGAAG GAGACATTTTGGAGAAGGTCAGTGTTCATTGCCCCGTGTTTGACTATGTCCCACCAGAGCTTATCACCCTCTTTATTTCCAACATTGGAGGGAATGCACCCTCCTACATTTACCGCCTCATGAGTGAGCTCTACCATCCTGATGACCACATACTCTAG